Proteins from a genomic interval of Phlebotomus papatasi isolate M1 chromosome 3, Ppap_2.1, whole genome shotgun sequence:
- the LOC129807181 gene encoding protein sly1 homolog has protein sequence MVTLKERQICAIKQMLNLNQPQTKTVAAEPVWKILIYDRVGQDIISPLISIRELRELGVTLHVQLHSARDSIPDVPAIYFCAPTDENLGRICQDFQNGLYDVYHLNFISPISRQKLEDLASAALQANCVANIHRVYDQYVNFITLEDDMFVLKHQNSDNLSYYAINRANTQDVEMEGIMDSIVDSLFSVFVTLGNVPIIRCPKNTAAEMVARKLEKKLRENLWDARNNLFHLDASQAGAFSFQRPLLIILDRNVDMATPLHHTWTYQALAHDVLELALNRVVVEDDEKPVGGARPKGRSCDLDSRDRFWVSHKGSPFPTVAEAIQEELEQYRNSEDEIKKLKSTMGIDAESEVAFSMVNDNTARLTSAVNSLPQLMELKRLIDMHTKIATAILNCIKARRLDSFFELEEKIMSKAALDRSLTEILSEAEFGTPEDKMRLFIIHYICNGISDAEYQRLETILQEAGCDLSAMPYIQRWKSIMQRSSMPVNSHYEGGGTKTVSMFSKLVSQGSSFVMEGVKNLVVKRHNLPVTKITEQLMECRSGGEIDDYVYLDPKLLKGGETAPKNRAPFQDAIVFIVGGGNYIEYQNLVDFIKQKQTSNSTRRIIYGASTLNNAKQFLKQLSLLGQEIKNTN, from the exons GTGCTATCAAGCAAATGCTGAACCTGAATCAGCCACAGACTAAGACAGTGGCCGCTGAACCAGTGTGGAAGATCCTCATTTATGACAGAGTTGGCCAGGACATCATCTCGCCACTGATATCAATCCGGGAGCTGAGAGAGCTGGGAGTGACGTTGCATGT GCAATTGCACTCTGCTAGGGACAGTATTCCAGATGTGCCAGCAATCTATTTCTGCGCTCCTACCGATGAGAATCTCGGGAGGATTTGCCAGGATTTCCAAAATGGGCTGTACGATGTGTACCATCTCAATTTCATCTCGCCCATCTCTCGGCAGAAACTCGAGGATCTGGCCTCAGCAGCTCTCCAGGCAAATTGCGTTGCCAACATTCACAGGGTCTACGATCAGTATGTGAACTTCATCACCCTGGAGGATGATATGTTCGTCCTGAAGCATCAGAACAGTGACAATCTTTCTTACTACGCTATCAATCGAGCCAACACACAGGACGTTGAGATGGAAGGGATAATGGACAGCATTGTGGACAGTTTGTTCTCGGTTTTTGTAACGCTGGGAAATGTTCCCATCATCAGGTGTCCCAAGAACACTGCCGCCGAAATGGTGGCCAGGAAGCTGGAAAAGAAGCTGAGGGAGAACCTCTGGGATGCTAGAAATAATCTCTTCCACTTGGACGCCTCGCAG GCCGGTGCGTTCAGCTTCCAGAGGCCTCTTCTGATTATTCTGGATAGAAATGTAGACATGGCGACGCCTTTGCATCACACATGGACATACCAAGCTCTAGCTCATGATGTTCTTGAGCTGGCACTCAATCGAGTTGTTGTGGAGGACGATGAGAAGCCAGTTGGCGGTGCTAGGCCCAAAGGGCGCTCCTGTGATCTCGATAGTCGAGATAGGTTTTGGGTTTCGCACAAGGGATCACCGTTTCCAACGGTTGCAGAAGCGATTCAAGAGGAATTGGAACAGTATCGTAATTCTGAGGATGAAATCAAGAAGCTAAAATCAACAATGGGAATTGATGCTGAAAGTGAAGTTGCCTTCTCGATGGTCAATGACAACACAGCTCGTCTGACGAGTGCTGTGAATTCCTTGCCGCAACTCATGGAGTTGAAGCGTCTGATTGATATGCACACAAAAATCGCCACGGCCATTTTGAATTGTATCAAGGCTCGTAGGCTAGATTCCTTCTTTGAGCTAGAGGAGAAGATTATGTCTAAGGCAGCTCTCGATCGTAGTCTCACTGAAATTCTTTCAGAGGCGGAGTTTGGAACGCCAGAAGACAAGATGCGCCTATTTATTATCCATTACATATGCAATGGAATTTCTGATGCTGAATACCAACGTCTAGAGACGATTCTACAGGAAGCCGGATGTGATCTGTCAGCCATGCCCTATATTCAGCGTTGGAAGAGCATCATGCAGCGATCATCGATGCCAGTGAATAGTCACTATGAAGGGGGTGGCACTAAAACAGTCTCCATGTTCTCAAAGTTAGTTTCTCAGGGCTCTTCGTTTGTGATGGAGGGAGTAAAGAATCTGGTGGTGAAACGACACAATCTCCCAGTGACTAAAATCACAGAGCAATTGATGGAGTGTCGGAGTGGAGGGGAGATTGATGATTATGTTTATTTAGATCCGAAACTGCTGAAGGGAGGCGAAACAGCTCCGAAGAATAGAGCTCCATTCCAGGATGCCATTGTCTTCATTGTGGGCGGTGGAAATTACATTGAGTACCAGAATCTTGTGGATTTCATCAAG CAAAAGCAAACGTCCAACTCGACAAGGAGAATAATTTACGGAGCTTCAACGTTGAATAACGCTAAACAATTCCTCAAGCAGCTTTCCTTGCTCGGTCAGGAGATCAAGAACACCAATTAA